The Nycticebus coucang isolate mNycCou1 chromosome 10, mNycCou1.pri, whole genome shotgun sequence sequence CAAAGAATGTAGATAATATAATACATGATaaatagataacatctcttataatgcatatattttcttttggccCTCCTGGTAtacaaagtcagacaattaagttcacgaactaaTCTTACAAAAAGTGCttcatacttcattgctgaatatctgcATGGTCACCTTTAAAATACTCCCCTGGGCCATCTGGTgtccatagtgatattcagcaatgaggtatgcagcatttTTTTATAGGATGCGTTTGGAAACTTAGTTGTCAAAGCTTGTATAGGTAGGTAGTTGTTCCTTGATATCAGAACAAACACATGCTACACATATAATCCATCCTGCCATATTATATTTTTGATGTCACAATTTACATCTAATTATATTGATTAACAAATTATTGTAGTTGGACATTGAACCATGATACTAAAGATATAAGTGATTTACCCACCACcattatgaaaatatattctgaatTGGACAGCATACTTACCTTTACTAgtgatttttatactttcatatgctTTTGTTGTACTAattaacatctttttctttcagcttgaagaatttcatttatttatttatttattttggagacagagtctccctctgtcaccaggctagagtgcagtggtgtcatcataactcactgcaacacCAAACACCTGGGagcaagtgattctcctgcctcaactttccatgtagctgagactacaggcatgccccaCTGTAGACATGGGatatctctcttgctcaggctggtcttgaacttctggcctcaagcagtcctcctccttcagcctcccagaatgctagaattacatgcAGGAGCCACTACATTTGCCTTGTTATTTCTTATGAGTCAGGTTTAGTGGTGTTGAACTCCCTCAGCTTTTGatttgtctgggaaagtctttacctcttcttcatttctgaaaggcAGATTTATCAGGTAAAGTACTCTTGATtgacaattttttatttgtacttcAGTACAATATCGTCTCACTCTCTGTTTTTGCTTGTAAAGCTCTTGTTGAAAAATCTGCTAGTTTTTGGAACTCCCTTATGTGCAATatgcttcttttctcttgctgcctTCAGGATTCTCTGTCTTTGATTTTTGACCGTTTGAGTACAATATGTCATGGTGCATTCTTGTTTAGATTAAATCTGATTTAAAATTCCTGAACTTGGATATTTATATCTTTCCCCAGACTGGAAaacttttctgcttttattttaggaAGTTTTCTGATCTTTTGTCTCTTCTTCTTCAGCTCCTGCTATTAGAATATATTCTCTTTTGATGCTGCCTCATATGTTCTGTAAGCttccctcatttctttttattcattttctttttctcctttgatcATCTTCAAATTCAcaggttatttcttctgcttcatcATTTAAACTGCTGATGCTCTCTATTGCATTTTTATGTTTGCATTGCATTTTAAcctccaaaatttcttttcttttaaaaaataatttatatcttaCTTTTCTCTAATTAAATATCTTACTTTGGTCATTTATTGTCTTCTTGTTTTGCTGAATTTTCTGGACTTTTCTTCCCCTTGCAATTCACTGAACTTACTTAAAACAAtgattttgaattctttatcagGATTTCATACCTCTGCATTTGTTTAGGGTCAGTCGTGCATGCTTTGTTCCTTGGTGGTGTCTTACTTCCTGATTGTTTTTGTTCCTTGTGGCAGTGCATTGGTGTCTGTGCCTTTGTAGATACAGGACCATATTCCTGTCTTGCACACAAGCATGGTCTGGGGGAGGCTTTTGCTACTCATCCCTTCCAGATATTCTTGGAAGGATCTCTGCTGAAGTCAATcagcccattttatttttaactttggatGTGCAAAGTGTTAGGAGAAACATGGGACCAAGAAAGGAGTAGTCTTCAGTGACTCCTGCAGATAGTAATTGAGTCATTCTTTGGATTCTTCCTTTGGTCATACCTAGCTGAGTGGTGCCCATAGTCTGCCTTGGGAAGTGGACCACACAGGCCCTGGAAgtatgcctggagtcttttccaTGAGGGATTCCGTGGCTCAAGGTTCCCATAGCATAGGCAATGGGAAGGTTAAAAGGTCCAGGTGAGCAAGTGTCCTTGTCTCCACAGACTCCTTACCTTGTTGGAGAAGGAAAACCTTCAGAGCAGGGCATCCCTGAGGCCCTGTTATCATGTGTGGTCCAAAGTCCTGCTCTAAGGACCATGTTCTTTGGGTCTAAGGATAATATATCCTGGAAGTTAAAGTCCATGGGTTTCTACAACTACACAGGAAAAAGGATTTGGTTTACTCCTCTCCATGTTTATAGACAACTCAAAATATTTGTTAGTTGATAACAATAAAGATTTTGATGTTGGTAGTTCttgattggataaaaaaggaaaaggcctATGTATGGATTTTCAAGCATTGAAAGGCAAGATATGGGGATACATCTTCATCACTCACCACTATTTATGAGACTTTACAAGAGTCCTGGTGACAACTGAGGCATAATCTGTACTTATGTGCCAAATAGCAAGGTCCAACATAGCAGTGAGCCTGGAAGTGTTCTCTTTATGTCTAAACTTCCATTATgtgtttcactgatttttttttctgaaaaagtaaCCTAAAGCAAAGCAGGCTACATGTCTGCAGAGTTCAGCTCAGATCCACAGCAAATACGAGTGCCAGGCTTTGAAGACTAGGCTTTATGCTGGGAGCAAACAATCCAGTGATgattgtaaaaagaaaatgattttttcaatGTATGATCAATAATTGCAATATAGCCTAGAAGGACCAAAGAGTATGCAGATAAGGACACCAATTATGTGTTGTTATGTTCATCTAGGCAAGAAGTAACAGTGGCTTTGCTTAATAAATTTCCAATAGAAGCAGCAGTAAATGgttattaattatctttaaaaggtATGTGGAATGCTTAATATGTGGTAAGCATCATTCTAAGACCCGGGGTCCAACAGTGAACACCTCAAAGagtttacatttacattttagcATGAAGACATatgaaataaatgagtaaatagatacatacataccTGTTGGCAAGGAgtattatgaagaagaaaaatagcctCAAGTGATGGGGAGGGTTGCTGTTTTATATAGTGTCACAATGCTAGGATTTCCTGAATACAGCAACATCTTATCACAGAGCAGAATCAATACATTAATCAAGGTGGTGGACCTTTGTtactaattagaaaaataaaagtggtgaTGGGCACGGGGGCTTGGGATGGGAAAAGGAAGATGGGTGTGAAATGTCAGAATAATACCAGCCCTTGGGTGGGGAAAGGGGTATATCTACTTATCAGGTGAGATCAACGTGCAGTAAAAGGAGTCTGGAGAGTGAGGAGAGATGCCCTTAATATTGCACAGGTTGAATTTGAGGCATCCATGGCTCTCTCCAGGTTGCTAGAGCTCTAGAGACAGATCACAGCCTAGAATGGGGACTCAGAATGTAGCcttgagaaaaattaaagtattaatttAATACCCAAATTTAAAGTATTTGAGAAGCCCCAAGATTCTGCATAATTAAAAGTACAGAGTCATGCAAACATTTTTGAGGCTGACAGAAATAGAGGATTAAGGGACTTTTGAAAAGAagcatttttggaaaaaaaaaaagaaatggcagtaGTCCATGTTACTACTAGAGATGTTAGGGACTCAGAAAATAATGTGGACAGGTTATCAGGGACGAGCTGAAGGGCTGACTAGAGCTCTGATGCTACGTAGGAGACAAGGTGGACTTTGCAGATTCGGGTGCCAGCGGTGACAGAGCCTTCTACCCCTGGCTGGTGAGATGTAGATACAAGGTGGGAGTCAGGTGAGGTCTGAAAACAGACTCCGCGCGCCCCCTAGCGTCTATTTTACATCACACTCACCATTTCCTTCCATGAACCATTCAAGATACTGTTCCATTGACTTTGGTTTCTTAGCCAAATGCATTGAATTCCAGAAAAAGTAACCAGATACAATAATATCTTTGGGATTTCTGATGACATAAATCACCTTAAAGGGAAAAATGTGACAATGAAGAGTCAATATATTAATTTCTTCCATTACTTTTGATcttcataaaaatagagaaacagccCATTCTTAGAATATGTGTATTGAATATCAATGAATTCTTTTAATAGATTACTTAGTGCTTTCATTAatcaaacataaaatttaaagttcCTGTGAGATAGCCACTGTTCCAGGATTATAACAATGGGAGCGGAAAGCAtcatccttcctccctttctgggGTATATTAGTCTACTCACAATGGGAAGCAACTGGAGGGTTTTAAAATGTCAATGGTATTGTATTTGTGTAGATAGTGTAAAGATCACTAACAGGACAATGGATTAATACTTTATGGTGCATtcatagatataaatataaatatatatccataTGTACACCCAAGACCATAGATGAATCTCACAGACATCAtattgagtgaaagaagccaggtatCTAATGTTCCTATAACATGGCTCTATTTGTATCAAGTTCAAGAACAAGAAAAGCTAAGCTATGAGTTTAAGGCAGGGAATGCTTACCTCTGTGTGTGGGCATTGATCGGGAAGGAATGTGAGGGAGTGGAAATGGAAACATTTTGAATTTGGAAGTAGATAAGGGTTACCCAGGGTATATTTATGTAAATACTCATCAAGCTAATCCTTAAGATCATTACACATATCCCTACTCACATACACAAGTAAGATTACTTGGCGTTTGAGCATATAAATTTTCCTTTGGATTCTGTTCTCACTCTCTTTGTGACTTTGTTTTAGTCCTCTATTTAGTCCACAGTCTCCCCTACACAGGGATTTACCAAACACTATAAAACACATGTAAGTAGATGTATTGTAACAAATTTATTGTGCTGCTTGCTGcacaatgtaaaatttcaaagAGAGGAGATTATTATGCTAAGTCTCTCAATTTACTTTaagcaaaaaacattttttaaaaaattcacagacCAATAAACAACTTCTAGGGCAGCATGTTttttgattcatttctttttttttttttttctttcttgtctattttcttttcacttttctttttcccgtcttttttttttttttcttataagtaaAGAATGTTTCTAATAATGGTTTGACATTGTTTAGATCCACGATAAGGATTGTCCCTTCTGGTGATCACTGCTAAGCTACAGAAGAGATCCATGTGACTGCTCACCTCCATACACAGCTACACACAGTAAGACACAGAAgttagaaaaactatccaggacACCAGGGCAATCACCCTGGATTTTGGCATTGGTTTACAAATTGCGGCTTCCCATATGAACAATTCTGTTTCACTTACTGCATTAAGATTGGTTCACTGCCTTTTCAGAACAACAAAAAGGGGCTTATCTAGTATATAATGCAGttgggcttaaaatatttttaagattctgGCATTATTGTGTCACTATATTTCTAGTTTGTATCTGGATGGCATGGTATAGGGAATGGTTCATACCCTTGCACTCAACTATGGTCCCTGGAATAGCCACATTGGCCTCACATAAAGCACAATTTCATACACCATAAACCTAGTGAATAACAATGAATTTCAACAAGGTTTCCATGTGATTTACAGGTACATTAACATTTGAAAAGCATTGCTGATACATTCCTTGATCATTATGCACCAACCTTGGCCTTGGAACTGAAGAAAGACTTGGAGAAGAGATGGATGGGGAGGTGGGAGCTGAGCAAGCGTGGGCCCTTCCTGTCATTTGCAAATGCAAACCCAGGCTCGGTCTCTATCCAGGGTGAGCGTTCCCAGATGGGCACAGACTGGATCCACTTGGTATCCCCCTTGGAGTGAATCAGGCAGAGGATCTCAATCAACCAGTTTGTTCCTGGATAAAGAGGGGAAAGTGATGGTCACTCATTTCAATCTGATTCTAAAAACAAATTAtgctaaaatacacataacataaaatataccATTGTTAAACAATACTTTAGTAGTTCAGTGTGTTCACGTTGATGCTCAAACAATTGCCATAATTTTTgaatcttgcaaaactgaaactctatacatATTAAACAACAACTCCTCattcccccttcctccacccacagGCAATGATCTTTgtgctttcctttctgtgaacttGACTACTCTAGACACCTTATGTAGGAAGAACCATACAGTGTGTGTagttttgtgactggcttattccATTTAGACCAATGTACTCGGGGCTTATCCCTACTCTAGCATTTCCTTCCTATTAAAGGATGAATCCTATTCCATTGTATCTATATTTCACAGTTTGTTTATTCCTCATCTGTCAATGGGTGtttgggttgcttctactttTTGGCCATTTGCTCAACTCTTGAATAAGTTCCCATTGCTCTTGGCTTTTCAGGGCCCTGCCACTTGAAGTGCTTTTGGCCTCAATCTGCCCCATTTGCAGACTCTCACCCTCCAGCCTACGCCCATAGAAATATGGGATACATCTCCCAGTCCCTCAGCTTTGTTAGGCCCTAACCAATTCCTGACCACCACCCATGATGATTCTTCTACATGAAAATACCCCTGTTCACCAAGtgattttcctttcattctttccatTTCAATTTAGATTCTGTTTCATCTGTTAGGACTTCAAGGTCATCCTTCTCTCAGCTGATACACCAGAATCAGCCTTAGGATTCACTCCTCTGGGTTCTCCTAATACCATAGATTATCCCCTCTGAACACTCATGGTACCATGTAATTCCCTGACTGAATCCATTTCTCTGGATGTACATGGCACTTGGCCTTCCTCTACCCCCTGAAAACATTGCCCATTGTCTGCAATATAGAAAATGCTCCAATCAGGATCAGATTCAGATTCAGTAGCTCAGGCCtgccatcccagcactttgggaagctgagatgagaGGACAGATTTTGAGGCCGGtgttgaagaccagcctaagcaatatagtgagatctcatctgtataaaaaataaaaaaagacattagcTTGGattggtagtgcatgcctgtagtttcagATTCTTGGAAGGATCTCGTGAGCCCAGGATTTACAGGTTGCAGGAAGCTATGAGTGGGCTATAGCAATCCAGCTGGGCAatgaagcaagagaaaaaaaaaaaaagagagagggaaaaagcaCCCCAACTATCTACAAAACGAATAAGGACCCAACCACAGCCTTTCTCATTACGGGATTCTGTTTCCTTACCTGATTTGGGGAAAGTGATTATTAATACATCTTCATCCTTTATCACAAACTCTTCATGCGCTTTCCTTAGGATCTCAGGGTTATAATCCTTCTTCGGGAAAGGAATCCCTTCATACCATAAGTGGTCGTCTGACATGATGATCAGGTCTGCAGGCTCCCTGTTAGGGTTTCAGCTGAAGCCACTGCTGGACGCTGTGGCAGCTGCTGGCAGATTAGGTTTTATAGTAAACAGATAACAATCATCAATCTTTGCCCATAAGGAGAAGTGAGTATTATGTCAAACAGTCAAAAGATAAGTCATATTGGGAAATTGTGAACTCAAAAAACATTCTCAAGGTAATGTGAGTTTGAATTCATAGGAGTGAACTGGAAATTCACTACCAAATGCAAGCACATAGAAatgtgtacattttaaaaatatttttcacgatcgcattaatatacacagctatgatttaatactaataaaaaaagaaaaaatatttttaataaatttttttataacagttttagatttagagaaaaattaaaaacagagtaCAGAGGATTCCCATAGCCCATACCTCACTCAGATTTCCTGAACTTTTACCTGATGTTCTTTTTCTCCCACAAAATCCCATTAAGGACATCAGATTACATGTAATTGCCAAGTCTCTTTCggctcctcttggctgtgactGTTTCCCAGACTTTGTTTTGGATGCTCCTGACAATTTTGAGGATTATGAtcagatattttgtaaaattctccTCCAGCGGAAtttgttgcaatttttttccCATAATTAGACCAGGTTCATGGAGAGAAAGGTCATAGAAACAAATACCATTATCATCACAAAATATCAAGGGTACTTACTGTCAACATGGCCTAGCACTGAAGACATTAACCTTGGTCATCTGATGTCACGTGTTTCAGATTTCTCCACTGTAACTtttctttccccctcctccctttctcttgGGTCTGTCTTAAACATCAATTCTAGACTTAAATACAGTCATAAAATCACATTGTACAAACCACAATCCAGAAACAGTCTGTAAAATACTAAGCCTGTCCTCTTTAAAGTGTCACATtgttatgaaaataaagaaaacccagCACACTTCTCAGACTGAAGGAACATGTTTAGGGAAGTATTGTGTGAAAGACTCATGGACTACACATGCACACCATGCTGCAATTATATCAATGGAACTATCGACCAAATTTCACTGTGCAACACAGATTTAGATAATATTGGATAATACTGTATCACTGTCAGATTCCCTGATTTCTGTAATTTTACGTGGACATATATCATGTATCCTTATTCTTAGAAAATATACACTGAAGTTTTGAGGGATAAAAGAGAAtaatcagccaggcacagtggctcacacctgtaatcctagcactctgggacaccgaggaaggattatttgaggtcagaagttcaagacctggCTGAAAAACAGTGAACcctcatccctacaaaaaatagaaaaaattagcctagtgGTGTGTATATCTATGATCTCGGGCtcttaggaggctaaagcaggagaatcacctgcgtccaggagtttgagattgctgtgagctgtgatgactccactcTTGCCtaagtaacaaagtgagactctgtctaaaagagaaaaaaaaatccatcttctTCAACAACTGAGACAGTGAAACTGTATAtgtacatgcaaaagaataaagctggacaCTTTCCCTACAACATagataataattaattaaaaataaatcaaagacgtcaagataataattaattaaaaatgaatcaatgaatcaaGATGCGTGTCTGGGGGCGGGGTCAGGGCCTCTCCTCCAAGATAATTGGCCAGTTCCAAGGACTGGAAATAAAAGTAATGCTCTTCTACCCTCTCCTCTGTTTCTTTCATAGGACACCACTAGCTGAACGTGGAGGGGCCCCAGAGTGTGAGTTCTGGTATTCCTGGGGTGAAGGTATTATAAAACTCTCAGAATAAAAGATAtagtgcaccatggaatattatgcagccttaaagaaagatggagactttatctctttcatgtttacacggatggagctgaaacatattctgcttagcaaagtatctcaagaatggaagaaaaagtatccaatgtactcagccctactatgaaactaatttatagttttcgtataaaagctataacccaattatagcccaagaacatggggaaagggaggggagaggagagaggaggatgggtggagagagggtaattgtgGGAACATGcctacagtacatcttacaagggtacatgtgaaacttaataaatgtagaatataaatgtcttagcacaataactaagaaaatgccatgaaggctatgttaaccagtttgatgaaaatgtttcaaattgtatataaaaccagcacattgtaccccatgactacattaatgtacacagctatgattaataataaaaaacaaagatatggGATAGGGGTAAATGCCCATGACCTTATATTTGGCAATAGTTTCTTTGCTACGATATCAGTTCACAAGccactaaagaagaaaaaataaatgaattagacTGTGTTGCAGTGAAAACATTTTGTGCTTCAAGGAACACTACCAAGACAGTGGGAAAAAAAGAACCCCATagaatagcagaaaatatttgcaaattatatatctgaacaataaagaactcttagaagtcaacaacaaaaaatcaaaacttaagtagacatttcttcaaagaagataagcaaataGCCAACAAGTGCAAGAAAAGAGGCTTAGGgttattagtcattagagaaatgcaaatcaaaagtaatTCCTACCCACCAGGGCAGCTAGAGAACATTGCCCCAACCAATTGGACTGAATTTGTCTTTCAAGAATACTACACCAAAGAGCAATatgatacacatttttttcaagtaCACATGGCTTATTCACCAAGATAGGCCAAATGTTTGGCCATTAGATAAGGCTCAACAAATgtcaaaaattggaaataatataaatgatTTATGCTCTTatcataataatattaaattataaactaATGAATAGAAGTTATCTATAAATCTTtgaatacttttaaattaaacaaaaaatatttgaataatctGTGGATCAACAAGTACTGATATCCTTCTCCATCTTTGTAATTGTAAGCTCCATAGTGACACCATGGTAAGCTCTATCTACCAAGAGACAGCACAGGGCCCTGCCTTTTCTCTCCTGTTTGTTTACTGAAAAACAAGCAGCTGACTCTGCCTTTATATCCAAAAGATCCAGGATTTTAAGACTGTCATATTGTGTCCTCAAAAAATGATATGTTCAAGTCCTAAGCCCTAGTACCTTAGAATGTTGCCTTATGTGAAAATAGAATCCATCTAGAGTCTGTAGAGTTTTCTAGATACTAGATCACATGATCAGTAAACAGGGATAGTCTGACCTCCTCTTTTCtgatttgaatgccctttatttgctctcttgcctgattgctctggctaggacttctagtactacgttgagtagaagtggtgacagtgggcaccttTGTCTTGTCCCAGTTCTTAAggggaatgttttcaacttttctcctTTCAGTATGATGTTGTCTATGAGTTTGTTActtatggcttttataattttgaggtatgttctttctgtgcctagtttgttgagcGTTTTTGTATGAAAGGGGGCGGGATTTTAcggaatgctttttctgtttctattgagatgatcataagCTGTTTATTTTGCTTGTGTTTATGTTGTCAATCACATTTATTTCCATATATTAACACATCCTTGTATTCTTTGGTTGAAACTCCCTTGACTGTACTGAATTATCATTGTGATATGCTATTGTTTATATTTGCTAGTgtctgttgaggatttttgcatctatgttcataagggatattggtctgcagttttcttcCTTTGCCGTGTTCTTTCCTGGTGTGAACCTGGGCTTGCTGGGTGCTCACAGGAGAGGGCTGGGGGGGATGAGGAGGGTCATTCAATATTcatgtggaaagaaaaaaagaaaaactagaggtaactttatatttctttccaatACTGTAGTTTAAGTTAAAACCAAACAATTTGGCAAAGGATTTGGAACCGTGGCCAGTGGAAGTTTAATTTGAAACAACCCCTTTGGAAAATGCTCCAGCACCATCTACTAAATCTTCATGTCCATGAATCTGATGATCCAGCATTTCCAGTCCTGGATGTATCTATATGCAACAGAAATTTCCACTAAGAGACATACAAACAAGACATGATGACAGATGATTAACAATTATAACCCCTGAAcagaaatttcccaaatacccatcaacagTATAATGGGTAAAATAAGCTTCGGTGCATTGACTCAAGAAATACTGCACGTGAGTATGAATCTCATGAACATAATGAAGAATaaaggaagccagacacaaaaatgtTGCTGTGATATTGAATGTAGAAAGAGTACAAATGTAAGTGAACCTTGATAAGAAACTTTCTGTCCTCCAGACTGGGTGTACAATTTATCATGTCCACCAGCATCCCACAGGAGACTCTGTTGTGTTCTCCCCGACCATAACTAGGTTATATAAGCAGCTTTTCTTTTAGTCATTCTAATAGGTATCTACTGGTgtcttattgttattttaatttatatatctcTAAGGACCAATGATgctaaacatatttttatgtgcttttctGCCATCCCTAATCCAATTTGGCCTCATATTTGTTGAAGTCttttgtccattaaaaaaaaaagcattgttttCTCGCTGCTGAGTTTTGAGTTCTTCATAAATACTGGAAACAAGTTATTTGCTGGAGGTTATgtataattatttcttcttcatctttgGTTTATCCTTTCACTTCCTTAATAGGGACTTTTCAgaacaaaactttattttattattattattatttgtagatataaggtcttgctatattgcccaggccaGTCTTAGACCTCTGGCCTGAAGTGTTAGATACTCTTACCACAGGTTTCCGAGTATCTGGGAGTACATGCACCTGTCTCCATACtaaggtaatttttcttttttttttttctctttttaaaagaagagagtCTCACCCTGTTCTCATGCTAGAATTGACCTTCTGAACCCAAGCTGTCTTCCAGACTTAACCACCAATGagagattataggcataggcAACCAAGCCCACTACagcaaaaactttaaaattttatttttctgggatGAAGTCTCTCGTTGTTGTCCAGGCTGAAGAACAGAGGCAggaacatagctcacagcagccttgaacttctggctaAAGGCATCCTCCTAcattagcctcttgagtagctgcgactatagatgcctgccgcTAGGCccagatcatttttattttgttttttaacttttgtagacatggagtctttctATATTCCCCAAGATGACCTTGACCTCTTCTCCTCAAGTGATCTCCTTAACCAGCTGTTGGCTTACTGCTGAGCCTGTATCCTGAGGAATGACCTCCACACCATACAGGTGATTGTTCTCAAGCCGGCACCTCAGACAATGATGCAATTAGTCATTCCAGTTTTGTGTCATGTCTGCTGTTTTCAGATGATGCAGTGTACTGCAGGGACAGTGAATTGTGAGGTCATGTGCCCATCAGTGCAATTCCATTTCCAGAGCATTGATCTTTTGTTTGCAACAAATGATGCAGAGATTGCTATGTTAGTCAATCCAGCAGGCTGTCAGCCCCCAGATACTGGGAGTGCCTGAGGCATTATATCCTTGAAGGTATCAGTCATAACATCAACCATCGCCTTCTTTAGGTTGAAATTTACCTGATGTACTGAAATCGCTGCTAAGTAATTGCTTGAAACTCTTGTGAGATCATACCACATGAAAGGTAGAAAATTGGTCCTGAGACCAATACATCATGCCTttgacagcagcagcagctccatAGCCTGTCACAATAGGGTACCCAAGCTCTTTATCCCATGTTTCATGCAGCTCCTCATTCATGAGCTGATGTGAGCCCACAGTGGGGTGGGAAGGGAGCACCCCCTCTGCAGTGAAGATGCCCTGA is a genomic window containing:
- the LOC128595789 gene encoding sulfotransferase 2A1-like, coding for MSDDHLWYEGIPFPKKDYNPEILRKAHEEFVIKDEDVLIITFPKSGTNWLIEILCLIHSKGDTKWIQSVPIWERSPWIETEPGFAFANDRKGPRLLSSHLPIHLFSKSFFSSKAKVIYVIRNPKDIIVSGYFFWNSMHLAKKPKSMEQYLEWFMEGNVPYGSWFDHVRGWVSMRDRENFLMLSYEELKRDTEGNVEKICQFLGKKVEPEELNLILKNSSFQAMRENKMSNFSILDDTYVVHKNPLLRKGVTGDWKNYFTVARAEAFDKLFQEKMADLPRELFPWE